AATATACCGCGTTTCACAATCATGGGCAGAATTAGCAACATCTGCCAAAGAAGTTCTTAATGATGATCGAAATTGGATAGTTGGGGCTGCTAACCTTGGTATTGCTTATGCTGAGCAAGGCAAAGACAACGAAGCCATCCGAGAATTGACTCAAGTTGCTAAGATGCGAGCTAGTACGGATGATGAAAAAGACATACAGGCAAACGCAGTTTATATTTTAGCACGTGTATTGCTGCGGCAATTTGATGCCTTGCAGTTTCGTGATGCTGCTTCTGCCGAAGCAATTTTGCAGCAAAAAATACAACTGCTAAATGCTGCTGAACAATTATATGTTCAAGCAGTTAATTTCGGTCGCGGAGAATGGGCTATCGCATCGTTGCAAGAATTGGCGCGTTTATATCATGGGTTTGGTTTAACCATTGCTAAATTGCCATTACCTGGAGGCCTTTCTGCTCAAGATAAAAAGACATATCAGGATCAAATCAACCAACAAGCCCAATCATATGAAGCAAAAGCTAAGGAGGTTATTAAAGCCTGCGCAGATAAAGCCGAGCAGCTAAAAGTTTTTACACCGCACGCTTCGGCTTGTATGGCGCACAGTTTTGATACAGTTGTTACCGATGCGAAGCGACATAGAGCTAGTAGTTATGGTGATGAAGCCTATCAAGGTGAATTAAACAAACTTCGACAGAAATTAGTAAAAACGCCAGAGAGTGTTGATGTGCTTAAACAGCTAGGTCGTATGGCTATACAAGTGGGTGATTATCATTTAGCAAGGCTTACTCTTGATAAAGCAATTGAGTTGGCTCCTCGTGATGCTGTAGCTCTCAATCTTTGGGGAGTCGCCGCCTGGAGTCTTGGTGAGCCACAAGACGCTTTTGCCAATTTTACGGTGGCTATGCGTGAACGTTCAACCGCGGCAGCAGCTAATCTTGCAGCCTTATGTCATGCCTATGGATTTGACCGTATGTCTAAACGCTATCTAAGTGCAGCCGGAAATCTTGCCACTGCAAATTTAAAAGCACCAGATTACCATCCTGGAGTCGCTCGTATGCTTCAGGAAGGGGGTGGAACATAATGAGAGTTACGATTTTAGCAACTGTTTTACTTTTAGGGGGTTGTGGTGGTTTGAGCTATCAAGTCGACCGTGATCTCTTACTTGAAGTTTCGGTTGAGAACAAACTCTTGCTATTTGAAGCTGAGAACGAAGTAAGTATTGCTATTGATGAGTTAGAACAAATCTCTCGACAAATACAAAAAGTTAAACAACAAATAAGTTCCGTTAACTCCCAACGCAATGCTGCTGAAGCTGATTATGAACGCGCTGATAGTAAAGAAGATGAAAAGGCTATGCAAATTGCGAAAACTTCGGCTGATATTTTAGAGTTGAAAAAAGACTTTCTTGAGGCTCGTGTTTCTCTGTTTGAAGAAAAACTCAAAGCCCAGGATGGTTTAGTACGAGTTGCCTTTGCCAAGTATGAATTGGCTAAAGCAAAATTAGTAAAAAAGAACAACGTACGTGGCGCAGATAAGATAGACCTAGCTGATTATGAAGCCCAGGTTGATGAAGTGGTCGCAGTTGCACGCGAAGAACAGCAGGCCATTAATGAGACTGAAAAAGAAGTTGAGACGCTACGTAAGCAATGGCTAGATTCTCGCAATCAACTTGAACAAACAAGTGGCGGTGGTGCCGCTAGTCCTTGGGCAGATGATGCTATGGCTTGGGGTGAACCGTGATCGTAATTTTATTATTAGTTGCCCTGCAGCCTTGGGGAGCTGCAAAGGAAGCAATAGATCCAACTGCTGGTAGCACAATTGGTGAAAATATTGATGATCCCGACAAAACTATTGTTAAATTTGAGGGTCTCGCTGCGGCAAATAAAGATGATCCGACAGTATTTTTTACCTTAGGATTATCATATGCGAAGAAAGACAAATTAGATAAAGCGATATCAGCTTTTAAATATGTTACAGAATTATCGCCAACTGATGACGATGGTTTTCACTACTTAGGTCTTTGCTATCGACGCGCAAAACGTTTTGATGATGCCATTGAAGCATTAGGGCATGCTGTTGAATTAAATAACCAAAGTCCAGAGATTTTTTTCGACCTGGGCCTCGCCAATTTAGACAAAAAATCATACTCTAACGCGATTGAGGCTTTTGGTAATGCGGTACGATTGCGTCCAGCATTTGCTGCAGCCCACTACAATCTTGGTGTTGCATACGAAAAAAAAGATAATCTCGATGAAGCCATTACTGAGTATAAAGCAACGTTACGATTAGATCCTGAATATACACCGGCTTTAGTAAACTTAGGTAAATCATATGCTGATCGTGGTTTTACTGAGCAGGCGGTTAAAATGCTTAATAAAGCGCTACAGCTAAGTCCCAACGATGCCATGGCTCATTATAATTTGGGCGTCATCCATCAGCGGCGTGGTGAATTAAATGATGCGATTGCAGCATATGCAAAAGTAGTTCGAATTGATCCTACCTATGCTGAAGCCTACAATAACACTGGCGTTATTTATGACAAGCTAGGTAAGGGTCCAGAATCAATTACAGAGTTTAATAAAGCACTAAAGCAGCGCAAAAATTTTGTTGATGCAATTTATAATCTTGGTTTAGCCCAATATAAATCAGGGCAAGTTGATGCAGCTCGCAAAACACTCGAAGGTTTAGTTTATGATAAACCTGATCATCGAGACGCACAGATTGCTCTTGGTGAAATTTATTATCAACGTGGCAATATGAAAGCAGCATTGGCAGCATATAGTGTAGCTTTAAAAGACCGTCCAGCCGATGCTGAAACTCATAGAAAGCTTGGCCAAGCTTTCATGAAAGCTCGTAAATTTACGCAAGCTGCTGAAGCTTTTGACAAATATGCCAGCTTACTTCCTAAAAATGCTGAGGCGCAGATTTTATTAGGATCAGCACAAGCGGCGCGTAAAGACTGGAAAAGTGCAATAGCGGCTTTTGAAAAAGCTCGTGAGGTTGATCCTTACAATACTGAAGCTCGAGTTAAATTAGCCCAAGCGTTAATGTCATATGGTTTTAGTTCTCGTGCTTATGATGAATTACAAGGAGCCCTTGAAGATCATCCTAATTTTGGTCCAGCATGGATGGTGAAGGGGCAGCTTGAGTTACGACGAGGTAAGTATGATGATGCTGAAAAATATTTTAAAAAGGCTTTAGCATTCAACGCACAGTTGAGTGAAGCTTATGTCGGTTTAGGACAAATTCATTTCGCTCGTGGTGAACATAGCCAAGAAATAATTGCCTATCGAAACGCAATTGCTGCAGATCCTCGTGATGCTCGAGCTCATGTAGAGTTGGGTCGTGCGTTATATGCCAGAGGAAACAATAATGATGCGATTGCTAGTTATCGCCAATCTTTAAAGATAAGCCCAGATTTCGCTGAAGCTAATTATTATCTCGCATTTGCTTTATATAAAGACGGTAAGGTTGAAGAAGCAATAGCATCGTTGAAAGCAGCGACTAAGGCAGATCCAAAATACGCTGAAGCTCATTTCAATTTAGGAAAAATACTTGAGCGCAAAGGTTTAATTGCCGAAGCAATAAAATCATATCGCGCAGCTGTTGCTGCAAAAAACGATTATAATGATGCGATTTTAGCTCTTGAACGTTTAAGTCCAGGTGAATCATATAAAAAGCGTAAAGCTCCTCCACCGCCAGAGCCATAATACGCCATATCTATATTCGCATCAGCATATCTAAATAATTGACGTTATTGATTGGCATCGAATTTCACCATAATTTCAAGCTATTATCAATAAGAAGTATGAATTTCTTTCGTTATAATTTTAATTCTGTACGCGACGATGTGCTTAGCAAAGTACCTCTTACCGCTTCACAAATTGGCGTGTTTTTTACTGCTAGCGTTAAAAAATTACAACATGAGTTTGGGGTGAGTAACTAATCAATTTTTATTTTGTAATTATTTTATGCAGCTCTTCAGTTGAACGTGCCATTGCTAAACCATTAAGCTCAACAGGAGCGCCAACTTGAAGTAAAAAAGAGCCGAACAGTTTGTTATTTTTATCAGCCCCAATCGCAATACGATAAAGTCCTCGACTAATGCTCTTTAGCGGGTCATCATTAATAGATGCTACTCGCATCAAACAATTACCATATATTCCATTGGGCAAGTCAGGCATTTCTTTAGAATCATCATTTTCAGCTAATTTTACCCATTGACTACACTGTTGATTATTTACCACCTCAGGCATAGCTATGGTAGGGCAGCGTTCAATACGCATCCAGGCATCGAAAAAGCTTTTAGGGTCTTGATAATAATTTTGTTCAAAATTATCGTCCCCTGCATCGCGAGGTGATGGTTCAATAGATTTGGGCACTGGGGAGATAAGTCTTAGCCCTAATTCAGGCAAAGCTTGGGGCAACCAGAGGTATACGTAGAAAGCTCTAGCTTCTGTAAGTGTTGTTTTTGGGTCAAGTTGATTTTGTGAATTATCATTAGTTGGTTTAGCAAAGCCAAAATACCCATAGATATCTGCGTAGGGCAGGCGTATCTCACCAAATGGCGAAGTTTCACGTCCTAAATCGGCCTGAAATGTGTCAAGATTGCGACTACAGTTTGAGAGAATTAGTAATAGGATAATTTTAATTATTTTTTTCATGTGAGGTTAATATTACTTTTTTAGTAGGCTGTTTAACAATTTATTTTATAAAAATAGGACATTTTCTTGAATATACGCTTATCTGGCTTGTTCCCTTGAAAAACGATAAAAGTCTTTCTATAACAATATGTTAAATTCGTCTGGCCCCGGTTGTTGCCCTGTTGCCCCGGTTGTCGCTGGTTTTACCTATAACGCATCACTTTTCATTTAGTTCGTGTGGCCTGCAAGCAATCGCAGGAAATAATTCTATTAACCGTTGGTCAAAAGTTGCAAGCTTACATCCTTCACGTACTGCAAGTTCTATAAAAAGCGTATCATAAGCAGGATGTTTATAAGTGACTGCACGAGCTAAAGCCCCTTGCCAAATAGCTGCTGGAGCAATACTACAAATACCTAATGAGTTAGCTAACCGCAAACACTCAATACCCTCTGCTGCATCAAACACTCCATGCATTACGGATAACCACAGAACGTTAGTAAGTTCTGCCTGCCATGAACTCGGTGCTAATAAATCTGTAGTAGTATGAAAAAAAACAGAACATTCATTGCAATAAGGTTTAGTCCCTAAAATGTAGTAAGCAATTACATTGGTATCAACGACAACTTTCACGGACGACTCTCACGCAGCCATGCATTTACTTCTGCAACCGAAGGAGTTCGCGATTGCCTTTGCCAAGAGGCTTCAATTAATTCACATGCGGATAAGTGATCAACTACAACTTCTGCAAGTAGACGACGCACCATATCTTCGAGCGAACGACCATTTCTCTGTGCGAGTTTTTTAAGCTCGGCAAGTATGTCATCGCTTAAATTTCTGACTGTTAATGTAGCCATGCATTCATTATGCATTCATTATGCATTCAATACAATCATTTTATTTAAAATAATAATTTAGCCGGACTCAAGATTTATTGATATTTTCAAGCAAATGAAAAAAGACCTGATTTTTCGTTTCCCCCAAACAATGGTGCCAAACAATGGTGCCAGACACCAAACAATGGGACACCAAACAATGGTGCCAGACACCAAAAATATGCAATAATATCAGCAAGTTATACAAAAAGAGAGGTAACTTCTCCAAAAGCCTGGCGCACACGTGACAGGATTGTCATTTAAGAGCGTAGCGAAGAATCTTTCTTTAATGTTTATTATAAGATCCCTCTCTTCGTTCGGGATAATAACCCTAGTTTCGTCCAGACTTTTGGAGAAGTTACGAAAGAGAGTAATGGCAAGTAGCGTTTTAATAAACTAGAGTATGGCGATGAAGGGCTTACCTTTAAAAGTAATTTTATAATTTATTATCACTATACTCGGATTTTTCTTCATTATCAGCATATACTTTTTTCACCGCAAAAATAGTGTACATGCATGGCACAACAAATAAGGTTAAAAATGTTGAAGTTACCATACCGCCAATAACCGCCTTGGCCATACCTTGCCAACCAGCTGAACCTTCACCAATACCCAGAGCTAATGGAAACATAGCCATTGATGTTGTAATGGCGGTCATTAGCACAGGGCGCATGCGTAGTTGTGCCGCCTGCCAGATGGCTTCTTTTTTATCAGGAGAACTAACGCGTAGCTGATTAGCTGCATCTACCATAACAATACCGTTATTCACGACAATACCAATAAGAATAATACCGCCAATCATAGAGGAAACATCAAGAGGAGTACGCGTAAGCACAAAAAACGGAATAACACCAACCGCAGCCAGAGGTACAGTGATTATAATGATAAATGGCTCGCGCAGTGATTCAAACTGTGCGGCCATGACCATATATACTAAAAATACAGCAATTAATAAAGCCAAGCCCAGATATTTAAATGATTCAAGAAAGTCTTCAGCAGTGCCGCCTACATGAAAGCTAAATTCGTCAGGCCATGAGTAAGAAGCTAACATTTTATCGATTTTGTTAATGGTTGCGCCTAAATCTTTACTCGCGTTTTTACCATTAGCATCAGTATAATCTTTGTTGAGATAACAGTTAAGTTTGGTGATGCGTCTTTGGTCAAGGCGGGTAATATCAACCGGGCCCAGACCTAACGAAACATCGGCAATGTTAGCTAGCGGCGCTACACCTCCAGCAGGGGTAGACACGGGCATGCGTTTAATCTCGTTAACGTCAAGGCGATACTTTCGATCATAGCGAACAACAATATCATATTCTTCACCGTTTTCTGAGAAACGGCCAGCAGTGCGTCCCATAAAATAAGTGGATAAGGCATTACCTGCTGCTGCGGTAGAAAGACCAATTTGGGCCATTTTGGCTCGTTTAAATCGTAGACGTACTTCTGGTTTTTGATCATCCATTGAAAAAGTCACATTGCCCATTTCTGGCCATTTATTTAAACGGTCGCGTAAATCGAGACCGAGGCTACGTGATATTTTAAGGTCATGACCGCGAATTTGGATCTCAATGTCTCCTTGGCCTCCCATCATGTTGAATGGTTGCGCTACGGTTGCTTTTAAACCAGATATTTTCTTTAATTCTTTACGCACAGCATCTTCAATTTGTTGTAGTGAACGTTGGCGTTGGCCAGGTTGTACTAAAGGCACACGAATAGTCGCAGAGTGTACACCCTTAGAAAAGATGGCGACGAAACCTTCGCCAGTGCCCACATCTAATGCAATCATTCGGCGTTCTTCTGGTTTGACAACACGTTCAACCGCATCAACAACTTCGTCCATAACAGTTTTGGCTTCGTCGATATTGCTACCAACCGCAGCTTCAGCAGAAATAAATAATTGTGAGTTGTCATCTTCTGTCATGAAATCAGTTGGTAAAATTACCAACAACAAGACAGTAACAGCGATTAAACCGCCAACTCCTGCAAATACCCACTTTCGATGAGCAAGCGCCCAACTTAGGGCGCTACCATAGCGCGAGCGCAGTTTGGTTAGCGGATCATGACTGCCTGCGTTTTCAGAAAGTGTCATACCACGCGAAGTGCCAAGCAACCGTGAGGCTGCTAAAGGTATCATGGTTAAGGCCACAACAAGAGACACCGAGAGCGAAAAGCAAATAGTAATTGCCATGTCACGAAAGAGAACCCCGGCAATGCCTGGCACGAATAAAACGGGCAAGAAAACCGAAATGGTAGTTAATGTTGATCCGGTTACTGCATGCGCTACGTTTTTAGCGCCGCTTATCGCAGCTTGCCATGGAGGTTTTTTATTGCCGCGAGAGCTAAAAATACTTTCAAGCACCACAATAGCGTTATCAACAAGCATACCTATAGAAAGAGCTAAACCTGCCATCGAGATAATGTTTAAACTCATTTTTGCAAGGTGCATGACGCCAAAAGTGGCAACAACCGACACCGGGATAGCGCTCGCCACGATAATTGAGCTTCTGATATTGCGTAAGAAAAACAGTAACACTAAAAAAGTGATGGCAATACCAGACAAGCCGGTGGTTGAGAGATTGCCGATTGCTTGATTAATATAATCAGCGGTATTGAATATAAGCTTAAATTCAATCTTGCTGCCGGCGATTTTTTTTATTTCGGGTAATTCAGAGATCACCGCTTCTGCCGCTTTAACGGTATTGGCGCCTGATTGTTTACGCACCATGATCCAAACACCAGGCGTTTTATCAACTTCTAGCTGGCGTTGATTTTCGTGAAAAGTGTCGATAACTTTTGCAACTTCTTTAACACGTATCGGTACTGGCCCTTTATAACTTTGGCGTGATCCTACAACCACTTCATTGATTTCATCGACCTTGCGATATTTGCCAGTTGCATTAATCGTAAAATCTAGAGTGCCTTGTTGAATAGCTCCCCCTGGTACTTGCGTATTCTCTTGATAAATTGCTTGCACTATTTGAGAGGGGCTAATACCAAGGGTTGAAATTTTAGCAGGGTCAAGAACCACCTGAATTTCGCGCACTAGGCCTCCTGCTATTTCAGCCGAAGCAATGCCAGTCAAACGCTCTAGACGTGGTTGCACTATATTAATCGCGATGCGTCGTAGTTCATCTTGTGGATAGGGGCCGGTGAGCATCATACCAACCACGGGTTGCAGTGAGGGATCAAAAGCAAAGATCATGGGTTCAGAGGCATCATCAGGGAGCGATTTTTTATACATGTCTACAGCACGCCGGATGTCGGTCTCGGCTTGCTCCATGTCTTTGCTCCATTTGAAATTTACTTGCACAATCGAAGTACTATCTTTCGAGGTCGATTGGATTTCTTCAGCATCTTTTACTGAAGCGACTGCACTTTCAATCGGACGACTGATAAGTGTTTCGATGTCTTCTGGACTAGAGCCTTCGTAGGTAGTGATAATTATTACCGACGGAAAAGAAATATCAGGAAACATGTCGAGATCGAGTTGGTTTAAGCCAAAAAGACCAAAGCCAACGATAATCAAATAGAGCATCGCAAAGGTTACACCACGATGTACAGAGAGAGACGATAAACTCATGGTTGTTTCTTTTCGTCGATTTTTATTTCTTGTCCATCTTTAAGAGCATGATGGCCACGTATAATTATTTGCTCACCAGCTTCAACTCCTTGTTTAATTTCCCACTTAGAGCCTTTGCGAGCGCCAAGTTGTACAACTCGTTGTTGAGCAGTTTTATTGTGTACCACAAAAGCAAGACGCAGATTTTTATCTTGCTGTTGCAACAAACTATTATCAAGTAGCAGGGCTTCTTCAGGGACAACGATAACTTGCGAACGTTTAGCAACAACAATAATAGCTCGGCCAAACATACCGGGTTTTAGCAGGCGTTTTGCGCTAGTTTCGTCAATAGGATTGTCGATGGTAATTTCAACCGTATTGGTAAGTGTGCCAGGATCTAAAAATGGCATAATTGTGCTGATTACTCCCGCAAATGAACGCTTTGGGTAAGCATCAAAATGTATTGTTGCTTTTTGCCCAATTTTCACTTTGTTAATATCGCTTTCGATAAAATTAAGCGTAGCCTTAAGCTTAGCAATCGATAAAATTTGGCAAAGAGGCACTTGTGGCATGGCGATATCGCCAACTTCAAGCATCTTGCTGGCAATGACACCACTAATCGGAGCTGTAATAATGGCGTTGCCTGCTGTGATTGCAAGCTGATCCCGACTTGCTTCTAAAGCGCGACGCTGCGCCTGCAAGGATAGATATTGCGTTTGTACTTGGTCAAATAACTGCCGCGAAATAGAATTAGCCTCAAGCAAACTTTTATTGCGTTCTACTTCACTAGCGGCATTTTTAATTTGTACATCTAGCGCTTCTGCCTGTGCAACTAGCTGTTCAAGACCTTTATCAAGGCCGCTTTTGCGAATAAGGGCAACACGCTGACCTCGTTCAATATAATCACCATCTTGCCATGGAAAATAAAGAATACGGTCGGGCACTGTTGAATATATTTTTACATCAGCAAAAGCACGTAAGTTAGTGACATAGGTAAGTTCGTCAGAAATATCCTCACGTGTGATTGTATGCACCCGTACAGGTGTTAATGATTCTTCACTATTTTTATTGCCATCAGTCGTTTTTGCACAAGCATTTAAGAAGCAAAAAAGGCTTAGCAAAAACCAATAACGTTGTTTATTTAAATGGATACGAAACATTTGCCTTAA
The sequence above is a segment of the Deltaproteobacteria bacterium genome. Coding sequences within it:
- a CDS encoding tetratricopeptide repeat protein; translation: MIVILLLVALQPWGAAKEAIDPTAGSTIGENIDDPDKTIVKFEGLAAANKDDPTVFFTLGLSYAKKDKLDKAISAFKYVTELSPTDDDGFHYLGLCYRRAKRFDDAIEALGHAVELNNQSPEIFFDLGLANLDKKSYSNAIEAFGNAVRLRPAFAAAHYNLGVAYEKKDNLDEAITEYKATLRLDPEYTPALVNLGKSYADRGFTEQAVKMLNKALQLSPNDAMAHYNLGVIHQRRGELNDAIAAYAKVVRIDPTYAEAYNNTGVIYDKLGKGPESITEFNKALKQRKNFVDAIYNLGLAQYKSGQVDAARKTLEGLVYDKPDHRDAQIALGEIYYQRGNMKAALAAYSVALKDRPADAETHRKLGQAFMKARKFTQAAEAFDKYASLLPKNAEAQILLGSAQAARKDWKSAIAAFEKAREVDPYNTEARVKLAQALMSYGFSSRAYDELQGALEDHPNFGPAWMVKGQLELRRGKYDDAEKYFKKALAFNAQLSEAYVGLGQIHFARGEHSQEIIAYRNAIAADPRDARAHVELGRALYARGNNNDAIASYRQSLKISPDFAEANYYLAFALYKDGKVEEAIASLKAATKADPKYAEAHFNLGKILERKGLIAEAIKSYRAAVAAKNDYNDAILALERLSPGESYKKRKAPPPPEP
- a CDS encoding type II toxin-antitoxin system VapC family toxin, which encodes MKVVVDTNVIAYYILGTKPYCNECSVFFHTTTDLLAPSSWQAELTNVLWLSVMHGVFDAAEGIECLRLANSLGICSIAPAAIWQGALARAVTYKHPAYDTLFIELAVREGCKLATFDQRLIELFPAIACRPHELNEK
- a CDS encoding ribbon-helix-helix protein, CopG family, which gives rise to MATLTVRNLSDDILAELKKLAQRNGRSLEDMVRRLLAEVVVDHLSACELIEASWQRQSRTPSVAEVNAWLRESRP
- a CDS encoding efflux RND transporter permease subunit codes for the protein MSLSSLSVHRGVTFAMLYLIIVGFGLFGLNQLDLDMFPDISFPSVIIITTYEGSSPEDIETLISRPIESAVASVKDAEEIQSTSKDSTSIVQVNFKWSKDMEQAETDIRRAVDMYKKSLPDDASEPMIFAFDPSLQPVVGMMLTGPYPQDELRRIAINIVQPRLERLTGIASAEIAGGLVREIQVVLDPAKISTLGISPSQIVQAIYQENTQVPGGAIQQGTLDFTINATGKYRKVDEINEVVVGSRQSYKGPVPIRVKEVAKVIDTFHENQRQLEVDKTPGVWIMVRKQSGANTVKAAEAVISELPEIKKIAGSKIEFKLIFNTADYINQAIGNLSTTGLSGIAITFLVLLFFLRNIRSSIIVASAIPVSVVATFGVMHLAKMSLNIISMAGLALSIGMLVDNAIVVLESIFSSRGNKKPPWQAAISGAKNVAHAVTGSTLTTISVFLPVLFVPGIAGVLFRDMAITICFSLSVSLVVALTMIPLAASRLLGTSRGMTLSENAGSHDPLTKLRSRYGSALSWALAHRKWVFAGVGGLIAVTVLLLVILPTDFMTEDDNSQLFISAEAAVGSNIDEAKTVMDEVVDAVERVVKPEERRMIALDVGTGEGFVAIFSKGVHSATIRVPLVQPGQRQRSLQQIEDAVRKELKKISGLKATVAQPFNMMGGQGDIEIQIRGHDLKISRSLGLDLRDRLNKWPEMGNVTFSMDDQKPEVRLRFKRAKMAQIGLSTAAAGNALSTYFMGRTAGRFSENGEEYDIVVRYDRKYRLDVNEIKRMPVSTPAGGVAPLANIADVSLGLGPVDITRLDQRRITKLNCYLNKDYTDANGKNASKDLGATINKIDKMLASYSWPDEFSFHVGGTAEDFLESFKYLGLALLIAVFLVYMVMAAQFESLREPFIIIITVPLAAVGVIPFFVLTRTPLDVSSMIGGIILIGIVVNNGIVMVDAANQLRVSSPDKKEAIWQAAQLRMRPVLMTAITTSMAMFPLALGIGEGSAGWQGMAKAVIGGMVTSTFLTLFVVPCMYTIFAVKKVYADNEEKSEYSDNKL
- a CDS encoding efflux RND transporter periplasmic adaptor subunit; the encoded protein is MFRIHLNKQRYWFLLSLFCFLNACAKTTDGNKNSEESLTPVRVHTITREDISDELTYVTNLRAFADVKIYSTVPDRILYFPWQDGDYIERGQRVALIRKSGLDKGLEQLVAQAEALDVQIKNAASEVERNKSLLEANSISRQLFDQVQTQYLSLQAQRRALEASRDQLAITAGNAIITAPISGVIASKMLEVGDIAMPQVPLCQILSIAKLKATLNFIESDINKVKIGQKATIHFDAYPKRSFAGVISTIMPFLDPGTLTNTVEITIDNPIDETSAKRLLKPGMFGRAIIVVAKRSQVIVVPEEALLLDNSLLQQQDKNLRLAFVVHNKTAQQRVVQLGARKGSKWEIKQGVEAGEQIIIRGHHALKDGQEIKIDEKKQP